From Watersipora subatra chromosome 2, tzWatSuba1.1, whole genome shotgun sequence, one genomic window encodes:
- the LOC137387671 gene encoding programmed cell death protein 5-like: MSDDLEAIRAQRMKELQAQSSQAGGEARNSQEEMQRQQEEMKNSILSQVLNQEARARLNTIALTKPEKAQKVEYMIAQMARSGQIQEKLGEAQLKSLLEQISGQTQKTSSVKFDRRRAALDSDSD, translated from the exons ATGTCTGACGATTTAGAAGCAATACGAGCGCAAAGGATGAAGGAATTACAGGCACAATCATCACAG GCCGGTGGGGAGGCCAGAAATTCTCAGGAGGAAATGCAAAGGCAGCAAGAAGAAATGAAAAATAGCATACTTTCTCAAGTTCTAAATCAAGAAGCGAGAGCTCGAT TGAACACGATTGCACTAACAAAACCAGAGAAGGCGCAGAAGGTGGAATACATGATCGCGCAGATGGCTCGTTCAGGTCAGATACAAGAGAAG TTGGGAGAGGCACAGCTCAAATCATTACTGGAACAAATCAGTGGACAGACTCAAAAGACTTCCTCAGTGAAG TTTGACAGGAGACGAGCAGCATTGGATAGTGACAGCGACTAA